From the genome of Medicago truncatula cultivar Jemalong A17 chromosome 2, MtrunA17r5.0-ANR, whole genome shotgun sequence:
ttgatttcaacTATTCATGGAACTAATTAATACTTTTAACAAGTTTTATTAACATCTGTATCCATGAAAAATAACTGTCCTAAAAATAAGGCCATTTGCAAACTAGAAcaagatgtatttttttttttttgaaggaaagaacAAGATGAATTTAttgttcatttttaaaatatattccttatattattatatcatcatTTGGTCTTGAATTATGAAAAAACCAATATTACACCCACAAAAATGTAATTTCATAATAGTTAAAATTCTTCTGTTTAGAACGATGTCAACATGAATCATTGCACCATCTTTATTTTTAGCTTTCTTTTCGTTTTGCTTTTTGTTGGGAATCAAATGTATGTATAATTATAATGTAATATAGGTGCACTTGGTTGATGGTTGCCTATATGCCTATCCCTGCTTACCCTCTAATATGACTGATGGATGACATATTCATACCATTTTGACTAACCTTTCTTTAACATTTCCTAGGTTGAATGAATTGTCATTACTTTAGTTGTTTGTTCATaccatttttattaaattactaATGCATCTGAATTAGCCTAGGGCTAGAGTTTGTTATAGTACAAAAACGTCCACTTTCTGTTTCTGATTCCTCAATAAAGCTCTGCGCATTTAAATGGCAATTTAACTTATAGTACCTTTATTCTATGTTACTAACTAACCTCATGCATGTTCGGACCCACACTATTAGGCTTACCAAGGATCTGGATTCCACTTGATCTAAAATGAACGGTCAAAATCTTAAATTGTGTGAAATTTCTAAAATCCATGCTTCATAATTGTAACCGTTGGATAATAGATCTAAGATCGAGATTGAAAACCGCAGGTGGATAGGATCCCGGTCCGGCTCACATGTTCAAAAGATGTTTTCAAAGTTCATTAGAGGACCCGGGTGACTTATCCAAATAAGTTCTGTAAAAACTGTTTCAGTCCTTGTTAGATTAAAATTAAGGTCTTCAAATTGGCCTCTTCATAACAAATTTCTACAAATTAAAATTGGATCTATTTCTTGTCACTTTCAAAAGAAGCAGTGTAAAACACTCCAAAGATGTACCATAATAAATACTAACGTAACTAAAATCTGATATTCATTGAATATGAGAATATCTTGGACACCCAAATTAAATGCAATACAAAATGAATGGCCCAAATTAGATAGATATTGGTAAAGAGGACTTATGCCTTATCTGTGCCCCCAACAACCAACTCATAGAAAAATTGACCCTAATAGTACAACAGCATTTAATCCACTAATAACAAACTCATTAAATAACAATACAATAtcattgatgatttgatttctttcttctgtatatGGTAATAATGACAGCATATATCAGTAAAGACAGTAACTAAAAGACAAAGACTATGCAGTCTAGGtgtcaaaaatattattattattattttaacataTAGTATAAGTCGATAAGATAATTATAGGTGTATAGACTCAAAATGGGTGCTGTTATTCTGAACAAATAGAGAACCAAATATAGCAGCACCCTTTTAGATTgatttgagagagaaagagaaagagaaataggTTTGGCTTGTATTGAAAGGTAAGCAAGAAATCCATCCAATGTTATAGGCAGTGGAGAAAACAGACTAGTCTTATAGTCTTAGAAGTTGTCAAATGAAGGTGAAACTTGTTCAAGTTGTTGATCACTTGTGTGTTTGTAAAGCAAAATATTAAACAGTCATCTTTTTGGGAATAACAAACAAGCTAGTGTGATTCACTTGTGTTATAGCCTTTTCATTTCACTcccttcttatatatatatatatatatactctacAATTCAGCAATAATCATCACACCTTGTATCTTGTAATTGTGAAGGAAagattataaacatcatcatcatttgaTTCATCATTTCAGCTTAAAATGAAAGGAAGattgttttgtttcattttagCTCTGCAGTTACTAAGTTCTGTCTCTGTGGCTAAAAGGGCTTTTCCTTCAACTGATGCAATGTCACATCCAGGTAATTAGTTAACCATAGCACACCATTTTTATAGATATATACCTTAATTTAATCATTAGTATTTTTAAGTACTAACAACTGATATATGCTTCATTTGTATTTTGTATATATGATGATTAGGCCCAGGAGAGGCACCAGCACCACACCAAACCATAGAGTCAAAAAAGGTGTGTCTTCTAACATTATGTAAATTTGGATGCATTGTATTGTATTATATATCTTAATTAACATATAAATACTTGAATTTTAAATGAAGTCggagaaaatgaaagaagtGGTATATGATGATGATAGAGATATTGGGATAAGCAGCAACAAGATAGGGTCAAGTCCACCAAGCTGTGAGCACAAGTGTTATGGATGCAATCCATGTGAAGCCATTCAAGTTCCAAGTACTGAAAGCAGTAAGAGAAATCATTTGGGTCTTCAGTATGCAAATTATGAGCCTGAAAGCTGGAAATGCAAATGTGGTCCTTCCTTCTACAGTCCATGATCATTCTATAttctaatattaattattaattatccATTAATTCAATGTAGTATATAGTTCATCTGTTAggttcatattatatatattttcttcccTTTGTACAAATATTAAAGTTCAAAGgatttcattattattaattaatttgtggTTGGAATTGTTGGATGACTTATTATGCTACAGAGCCTTGtagaactttttgttttttgtcaaactagaaaaggaaaaatggataatttttttttttttgaaagagaaattatgaagaaaaaaatattgacgaAAAAAGAACATTCAATTCTAATAATTTTACTAGTGTAGGCCACTACGTCActttgacaaaagaaaaaaatacaataccTACCGTTACTAATATATGTAAAACTACAAATAATGCTTATAAAAAGTGACAGGGAGTACCAATTATCAGTTATGAGATCATTCTCTATTTTATCATTAAActaaaacataacaaatttcATACATTGAACATAGTCCTAGACATACAACACTTCAttcaaatatcaataaaaaaacaatcatattGATGTTATCATGATAAAGTGAAAACTACTTGTGTCACCACATATTAACATCGCAAGGCCACAACACTTGGTATCTAAAAGGATGTGTATTTTTCCACTTGATTTTACCCTGCCACAGCATCAtcgtcatcttcttcttcttcttcttcaaactcctcctcctcctcctcctcctcctcctcatcGTCATTGTTTTGTTCCTCAtcctcatcttcttcatcagtAACAATGAAGCCTCCTAGTGTCTCATCATCaacgtcatcatcatcatcttcttcttcttcttcattttcatccACACTAGttgctttctttctttttgaattaCTACTATCTTTGATATCTCTGTTAGGTCCTCTATTGTCTTTAGACCTCGTGGAGTACCTAGGTTTCTTACCTTTCCCAACCTTAGCAACAAGTTCCTTATCATCTTCACTATCACCATTCCACACGTCATCCTCGTTGTCTCTAAATACTTTCCGCTTTCcctttattttccttttctccTCAAAATCATCCTCATCCTCACTTTCTTTGCTAGGCTCCTCGAGGAACCACTCCCAATTCTCCACATTCCGGATCATGCCCTTTGGATACTGGTCAAACTCATGCCTCATAACAAGAAAACCAAACTCTGCATTTTCAAAATTACTGTTTCATCAAAAGTATCCCAAAAGCTATCACTGTgaattcaaaaaacaaattcatgcgtaaatggtaaaaaaaaaaaacatcaagtGAACAATGCTAAACAGAATTGAATTATACTACCCTTAGAAGGTTACACAGCCACAGGCACTTACAAGATATAATTGAATATCTTTATCACAAACaaccaaaaattatattttaaatgatgtACATCACCAAAAATTATACCATTGTTGACATGAATTCAGCAAACTTGAAGAGTCGTCAACTTGAAAATCTCTTTCTCAAGGAAAAACTAGCTTTTTTCGTGAGGTACAAAACAAACCAGTAACCATTTCATTTCCATTTCTAACCCCACACTCAAGTTCGAAAGGCAACAAAAATTCTTACGCAGAATAATCCCAATATAGGTAGTATTCGAGTTGATACTTCTTAACTTTAAGTCCAAGCAACCAAATTTGCAAAAGGAATGAAGCACcaagaaacaataaaattgaAAGAGCAAAACTTGATCCCATACATAATAATATTGGAATCTGTAACCAACTAAAAAGGAAGGCAGGAGGCTAATAGTATAGAAGAAGGAAACACCATACCTTATATTGAATATGAAATCAAATTATACATGTCCATAAAAGGCTATTAAGCTATCATAACCAAATGAACacaaaaataaactttaaatCATAAACTATAGTACTCATGGTTAAATTAGTTTTAGGCCATGTTTGGAactttggataaacaacttaattaagcgcttaaAGCATACATACTCAccatataagtgcttatatataagctattttttataacaaaagataaaaatcagtcaaactaatttcaaataaactataagctattttcacaAGCTATCCCGGAGAGCTTATTGaaataagttaaaaacaaaCTCATGGAAATGCTTTGAACTGTTCTCATAACTTCTCCaaaacaatctcacaaatgTTTATAACGATGGATATTCTTCAACAAATTAATCCAAAAAAGACCCTTGGAATTATACTATCCTTAAAAGGCTACACAAATTTACCTAAAACTTGCAACTCATGTACAAAACAAACTCTCAAACTCTACATGTTGAACAATGTACTACATCTACATTGCAAATCCTGCTAAGGAAATGTCATTGACATGCATACAATCATCAACTAagacatttaattttatttttcagctAAAAAAACTTGCTTTTCcaattattgattttgttacaacaacaaaaacatcatcatcatcactcaGCAAAGCaacaaaattgaaacaaaaatagTTTCCATCAAAAAGGGTCAAAGTTATTACCTTTAATAGGATCAATTTGTGAAATATCAAGTTGATCAAATTCAATCTCACTCTCAGAATCTTCACTCTTGTTCAAATTGAACCAAAAGGGTGTTTTGGCAGACAAGCAAAAACGGTCACCAAGTTCCAAATGACCCATTTCGAATTTCTTGAAGATCTTAAGCGTTTTGTCATTGTTCTTCAAAACCCAGATGGGGTTTCTTCCAATGACTTGAAATGAAACCTTAGGAGGTTCTGAATCAGACTCGTTGTTGAGTTGGAACGAAACGTGACGGCGAGAAACAGTGTGGTCTTTTGTGTTGAAACCACAACCTCGTCCGAACAGTGCTTTGTCGCTGCTTTGTAAAGAGAATTTGGAACCATCTTCGCCTTCGAACTCCATTCAGAATTCTTTAGAAATATTTGGCGGTGAAAAGTAATAACCTAGCACCGTTAAttctaaagaaaatatatatatattaatgacTTAAATATGTAAACGGTTCTTGTAAGTTCGCGCATTTTTGGTTTGGTCCCTGCaagtttttttgttctaaaacaaaccATCTATTTTGATAACCTTTTGGAAAAGGTACTTGCCCATCAGCTTCCGTCAACAAAAACGCTATGGTGGCTAACAGAGCACACGTGGCAGGTCATGAGTTGGAAAAATTGATGAGATGGTATGAGAGATGATAAGTTGCAAGAgtacagggactaaaataaaaaacataaattgacACAGGGAAGAAATTAAAaaacgaaaacatcaaaatttgaattaaaaaccaaactttcagtcttcttcttcctctcaaatACCAGTCTTCTTCTTCCGCTCAAACTTTTCTCAATCTTTCCCATACCTTGCTCCCTTGAACCAAAACTCATCTCCTTCAACAATGTCTTCTAATTCCATTACTCAATCATCATCCAATGAGTTACCTATGTGCGGTTGCAACAAAATTATGAGAATGTTCATATCCAATTCACTTGACAACCCTAAAAGGAGATATTGGAAATACACAACCTATATGGTGAGTTTGCTGTTGTAATACTTTGTTGTTCTCTTATTTTTTCACATTTTAATTAGctaaatatgtttgttttcatCTCAGGCTGCTAGTAGTTATAAATTGGAATGGTACTCCGGCGATGAATAATTGGAAGAGTAATAATTTGAAGGGTACATATGGCGATGTGTAGTGTCGATGTTGCGGCAAGCTACGATGGTGCTCATGCAAGATGTGTTGGCTTCGAGAAGGATGAGGACACATAAGGAGAcacacaaaacaataatatataaattgaaatttgaatttgataaattagCATGGATTGcaattaaattaattgaaattcTGGATTGAATTGACATGAATTGGAACTCCACGGGAATAAATTGGCCACAATTCATGAGATATCTATCATGGCTATTGCATGTGGATAAAAGGCTAGAATTATGCAGAAGTTGGAACTAAGCATTGTGTCTAGTATaggacttttttaaacaaacatttGTAAATTATACAGAAGTTGAAGCTAAGAACAGTATCTAATATAGgacttttttaaacataagTATTTGTAAATTTGGCTGTTTTATTAAGAGTTCCTGGCCTTTGTTGCGTACATGCTTTGTAGCTTTGTATACTGTAATATTTCAGCAGCTTAAGAGAAATCAAAAGGCTTGTTTGCAATGTTATAATCAAGGTTTTAATAACATGACACAGTTTAAAAGTGATGGTACTTTTTAGGATGTGTATAACTATACTTTGTTGCACTATGGAGAAgctttataaattttaaaatctgatcatattttaaattgttggaggAAATGAGTTTTTCCTTCAAGGACGCAAGGTGATGGGAGATTGGGGAAATATTCAgaggaagaaggaagaagaaacaaagaatAGTGAGTggaagaagatggaaaatttgatttttaaaattcaaaatttgatgtttacatttttttaaattcatccctatgaattttcgtttttgattttagtccctctcaTACCATTTCATCAACGTTTGCCAACTTAAAACCTGCCACGTAGGCCTCCGTTAGCCACCAAAACGTTTTTGTTGACGGCATAGACCTTTTTCAAAAGGTTATCAAAATACAGGtttattttagaacaaaaaCACTTACATGGACCTATATTAATTTCACCAAAACATATAAACTCCCTGTCTAATCACTATTATAACAGAAATTCGTTAAATACAattaattctttaaatttaatgtaaaaaaacatAAGTCAAATTTACTAAATtgtaatttttacttttaaataaaaaccTGCTTCAACTGcgttaaatgttttttaattaaagaaaaggtatataaaaaaagtagtaaaaatacaGGCAAAAGAGAAAGTAGTATATTTTTGTAACAGTgaccaattattatttttttttttataactgtGACAAAATGGAGTGATGtcaaaaaaatgtcacataCTAAATACCAGACTttgttaaacataaaaaaatgtcaaaggTTAACAcattgaaacttaaatgactaaattgaaaaggaaaaagagaaaaaaagatgaCTAGATATTACAATTCGTATGAAATGTACCAATTATCAGATCTCTATTATTTTCATTGAACTGAAACAGAACTCCTTTcatgtacccaaaaaaaaatataactcatTTCATACATTGAACTTAGTCACAAACATACAACAATTCAATCCAATATCAACAAAAATCAATCAGATTGATGTTATCATGCTCAAAAATGAAAACTACTTGTGTCACTATATATTAACATCACAAGGCCACAACACTTGGTATCTAGAATGATGTCTTCAAACTCCTTATCCTCTTCATAGTACCATTGAGCAAatagacaacaacaacattaatctAATTGGGGCACAATACAATTTAATGCAGGCATACCAatcaaattatttgattcaaTTTCCAAatgtacaaaagaaaaaaacctcAAAAGGGGAAATTAAACCAAATAATTTGACTAGTATGCCTGCATTAAATTATATTGCACCCCAATTagattaatgttgttgttgtctaCTTGCTTAATGGTACCGATGAAAATGGTAGATCACATTTGGATGCATCAACTTCTAACAGCtggacttctgcttctgaataTGAAACAGCGAGACTCAAAGCCATGCTCAGACCTACAGCAAGAGCTACCAAGGATAAATCAACCGCTCTTGGTACAAATTATCTTCAGGAAAGATTAgaccaaccaaaaaaaatatctggAGTCAGTACCAGAACTCATGAATAATACCTGCACTTCAATCAGCTCAAGGTATTCTTGCATAAATAAATGTAAGGCAACAGCATTTCCTTTGCACAGGTTGCAGAAAGTGATGGAGAAAGTGCAAAACATACATCTTGTGTCACATTAACACCCCAATTAAGACACCTAAACATATATAGAGAAGCTAGAAAGCTAGTGTTGAATGGGCAGAATGCACTTGTCCCTTACAATCAGCAAACTGGATTCATGAATATGGCATCATCATTCCCTTCAAGTATAAACAGTCATGGGGTTGATGGAACAGATGAAGACAAGGCCAAATGGTGGgaaaatgaatgaaatgttTTCCAAAGAAGAGCAGAATCATTGATTACACGGATGCATCTTGATCAAGGAGACAGACGCTTTTCGCGATGAGAGGATCATGGTGGATTCAGTGGTAGAGTTTTTCTCACTCAATGTCTCAGACCATCTTTCCAGTTCTGCATTCATGTCCCTTGTTGCTCGATTTCCCCTAAAGTCAAGCTGCAGGGGACATGAACGCAGAACTGGAAAGTTGGTGAATTTGTtgaaaaaccagaaaaatattGAACCTCCACTTGAACAGTGTGCAAATCAATCAGGAATCTCTATTCCTGGCAAATAAAGCATCTTGTTTCCAGCTTCAATCATTTCCTGTCAGTCATAAATTTAGAAACTGTTACAAGTTAATCTAGCATTTTGAGACATTGATAGGAATTGATACACATTTGATAGGAACCGATACTAATGATATCAGAGAACGTGAAGACTTCAATTTCGCAAAAATTTGAGAAATGTCAAGAAACTTATAACGGTTATTGTGGAAATGATAAAAAACCTTTAAATAGCATCAAGTCTGATAATGACACTCTTCGATAATTTTCTGAAATAATTTGCATGTAATTTCTGAAAATGACACTCTTTGATGCACACATGAAGAATGGTGAAATAATTCCCCAGAAAGTCTGATAAAACATTTGAGGATCAAGAAAGACCACAACCAGCCATTGATGTTTTAGTTGCAAAGATGCGTGCATCACTTGCAAAAAAGAAACGAGTAAAAAGAGAAGTACTCCAATCAGTTCAGCGTATTCTTGCATAAATGAAATGCAAGAACATATGCCCTTCACAACTCATAAGGTGTTGCTTGAGGAGAGTGGTGGAAAAACATACATACTATGGACACATTAACACAGCAATTTAGACACCTAAACATATATAGAGAAGCTAGAAAGCTCGTGTTGTATGAGCAGAATGCACTTGTCCCTTACAACCGGGAAAATGAAAAACACAAGTGCAAAGTTCATGAATAAAGTTTGGAAGAAACAGACATGAGCTAAAGTTAATCTTGATGAGGAAACTTATAAAGTTTGGAAGCTTCTGATGTTGGATATAAACAGTGAAGGGGTTGATGGAACAGATAAAGACAATGCCAAAAGGTGGGAAAATGAACTATTTCCTAAGGACAAGCAGAATCATTTATTGCACGGATGCATCTTGTTCAAGAGACAGACACTCTTTTGTGATAGAAAGGAATAGTAGT
Proteins encoded in this window:
- the LOC11432360 gene encoding EPIDERMAL PATTERNING FACTOR-like protein 3, with amino-acid sequence MKGRLFCFILALQLLSSVSVAKRAFPSTDAMSHPGPGEAPAPHQTIESKKSEKMKEVVYDDDRDIGISSNKIGSSPPSCEHKCYGCNPCEAIQVPSTESSKRNHLGLQYANYEPESWKCKCGPSFYSP
- the LOC11420954 gene encoding ABC transporter F family member 4; amino-acid sequence: MEFEGEDGSKFSLQSSDKALFGRGCGFNTKDHTVSRRHVSFQLNNESDSEPPKVSFQVIGRNPIWVLKNNDKTLKIFKKFEMGHLELGDRFCLSAKTPFWFNLNKSEDSESEIEFDQLDISQIDPIKEFGFLVMRHEFDQYPKGMIRNVENWEWFLEEPSKESEDEDDFEEKRKIKGKRKVFRDNEDDVWNGDSEDDKELVAKVGKGKKPRYSTRSKDNRGPNRDIKDSSNSKRKKATSVDENEEEEEDDDDDVDDETLGGFIVTDEEDEDEEQNNDDEEEEEEEEEEFEEEEEEDDDDAVAG